The proteins below come from a single Gimesia alba genomic window:
- a CDS encoding MraY family glycosyltransferase, whose translation MLFFVIACLVPAFLISFLSTAAMRKLAPKWGLIDQPAHRKVHTTPTPLGGGVGIWLGVVVPIAVAQLTVLVILKTGLSTSWIPQELVPHLEGVLYRSGQLWTVLGGGTVLAVMGLLDDKHNISWKPRLAIQLLVALGLVMAGIRGTLFIQQPWVGIVLTMAWIIVLVNSLNFLDNMDGLTSGIGLIAAILFALIMLRFTGEPRWLVAGVLLVLAGSIAGFLCHNWPPAKIFMGDSGSYFIGLILSTMTILGTFYPGDAPAGASVASRHVILAPLCILAIPLYDFCTVMIIRLKEGRSPFHADKSHFSHRLVELGLSKRDTVLTIHLATLTTGVGGLILYEVSTWNAALLVILMILCVLCIVTILENVGRKNRNE comes from the coding sequence ATGTTATTCTTTGTCATTGCTTGCCTGGTCCCTGCGTTTCTGATTTCGTTCCTCTCCACTGCTGCCATGCGCAAACTGGCTCCGAAATGGGGCCTCATAGACCAGCCTGCGCACAGAAAAGTACACACCACGCCGACCCCCCTGGGAGGTGGCGTGGGCATCTGGCTGGGAGTGGTGGTTCCCATCGCCGTCGCTCAATTGACCGTACTGGTGATTTTAAAAACAGGCCTCTCGACCAGCTGGATTCCCCAGGAACTGGTCCCCCATTTAGAGGGAGTCCTCTATCGCTCTGGTCAATTATGGACCGTGCTCGGGGGAGGCACCGTGCTGGCGGTGATGGGGCTGCTGGATGACAAACACAACATCTCCTGGAAACCCCGCCTGGCCATTCAATTACTGGTCGCACTGGGACTCGTTATGGCCGGCATACGAGGAACGCTCTTTATTCAGCAACCCTGGGTCGGCATCGTATTGACAATGGCCTGGATTATCGTCCTGGTCAATTCCTTGAACTTTCTGGATAACATGGATGGACTGACATCGGGCATCGGATTGATCGCAGCGATTTTGTTCGCGTTGATCATGCTGCGATTCACGGGTGAACCTCGCTGGCTGGTGGCTGGTGTGTTGCTGGTGCTCGCCGGTTCGATTGCCGGTTTTTTATGTCACAACTGGCCTCCGGCAAAGATTTTCATGGGAGATTCCGGCAGCTACTTTATCGGTTTGATCCTTTCGACAATGACCATTCTGGGAACCTTTTATCCTGGAGATGCCCCTGCGGGAGCATCGGTTGCCAGTCGTCATGTTATTCTGGCTCCACTTTGCATTCTGGCGATTCCCCTCTATGATTTCTGCACAGTCATGATTATTCGTCTGAAAGAAGGACGCAGTCCTTTTCATGCTGACAAAAGTCATTTTTCGCATCGGCTGGTAGAACTGGGACTGAGTAAACGTGATACTGTGCTGACCATCCATCTGGCGACACTGACGACCGGCGTGGGGGGACTGATTTTATACGAAGTCTCTACCTGGAATGCCGCCCTGCTCGTCATATTGATGATTTTATGCGTGCTGTGTATCGTGACGATTCTGGAGAACGTTGGTCGGAAAAATCGGAATGAGTAA